The following coding sequences lie in one Pelobacter seleniigenes DSM 18267 genomic window:
- a CDS encoding sensor histidine kinase, with protein sequence MKVYREELGGDQADIGGHLGGLKILPEKAKIFPTLTRPLLYMAVSVFLVEIIIEQFILRVSIFGFMEHVLVDATGTILLLSPIFFFCLYKPFQQLDAEQQKAKTEIQALSRQLINIGELERKALARDLHDDLGQILTALQLGVETMAITCDLNLKSERNPEEIRLNCRQQGEKLTYLIEDLGQRIRKISSGLRPPMLDELGLEVTLEWLVNEYSKQSDKIDINLTCQGLSDGLFPEVELGIFRICQEGLNNIFKHSDASHVEIRLNNQDNQVMVLSIKDNGIGFSSKELHSAQLGRRGAGRQGVGLLGIRERVAALNGYLELRTGKKQGTEIYVKIPTKRPERKEHP encoded by the coding sequence ATGAAAGTTTACCGGGAGGAACTTGGCGGAGACCAGGCCGATATTGGAGGCCATCTGGGCGGTTTGAAAATTCTCCCCGAGAAAGCAAAGATTTTCCCCACCTTGACCAGACCTCTGTTGTATATGGCGGTGTCGGTGTTTCTGGTGGAGATTATTATTGAACAGTTTATTTTAAGAGTTTCCATCTTCGGTTTTATGGAGCACGTCCTGGTCGATGCAACCGGCACCATACTGCTCCTCTCCCCGATCTTTTTTTTCTGCCTCTACAAACCGTTTCAGCAATTGGATGCCGAACAACAAAAAGCTAAAACGGAAATTCAGGCGCTTTCCAGACAACTGATCAATATTGGCGAACTTGAAAGAAAAGCTCTGGCCCGCGACCTCCACGATGATCTGGGGCAGATCCTGACCGCACTGCAGCTTGGCGTTGAAACCATGGCCATTACCTGCGATCTCAATCTGAAAAGCGAACGCAACCCCGAAGAAATCCGTTTGAACTGCCGGCAACAAGGGGAAAAGCTGACCTATCTGATTGAAGATCTGGGGCAGCGAATCCGCAAAATTTCATCAGGATTAAGGCCCCCCATGCTGGACGAACTCGGACTGGAAGTCACCCTGGAATGGCTTGTGAACGAATACAGCAAACAATCTGATAAAATCGACATCAATTTAACTTGCCAGGGACTCAGTGACGGTCTGTTTCCGGAAGTTGAACTGGGTATTTTCAGGATTTGCCAGGAGGGGCTGAATAATATCTTTAAGCATTCCGATGCCAGCCATGTCGAAATCCGCCTCAATAACCAAGATAATCAGGTTATGGTTCTCTCTATCAAGGACAACGGAATCGGGTTCAGCAGCAAAGAACTGCATTCGGCTCAGCTCGGCCGACGGGGGGCTGGACGTCAGGGGGTCGGCCTGTTGGGCATCAGAGAGCGGGTTGCCGCCCTGAACGGTTATCTGGAATTGAGAACCGGGAAAAAGCAAGGAACTGAAATTTATGTTAAAATCCCTACCAAGAGACCTGAAAGAAAGGAACATCCTTGA